In the genome of Coregonus clupeaformis isolate EN_2021a chromosome 1, ASM2061545v1, whole genome shotgun sequence, one region contains:
- the h3f3d gene encoding H3 histone, family 3D: MARTKQTARKSTGGKAPRKQLATKAARKSAPSTGGVKKPHRYRPGTVALREIRRYQKSTELLIRKLPFQRLVREIAQDFKTDLRFQSAAIGALQEASEAYLVGLFEDTNLCAIHAKRVTIMPKDIQLARRIRGERA; encoded by the exons ATGGCACGTACTAAGCAGACCGCCCGTAAATCCACTGGCGGAAAAGCCCCCAGGAAACAGCTGGCCACCAAGGCTGCAAGGAAAAGCGCGCCATCTACAGGCGGTGTGAAGAAGCCTCACAGATACAG gccGGGTACAGTGGCTCTGAGAGAAATCCGTCGGTACCAGAAATCCACTGAGCTGCTCATCAGGAAGCTGCCCTTCCAGCGTCTGGTCCGTGAAATTGCACAGGACTTCAAGACTGACCTCCGCTTCCAGAGTGCAGCCATTGGCGCTCTGCAG GAAGCCAGTGAGGCATACCTTGTTGGCCTGTTTGAGGACACCAACCTGTGTGCCATCCATGCCAAGAGGGTGACCATCATGCCCAAAGACATTCAGCTGGCCAGGCGAATCCGAGGCGAGCGTGCATAA
- the c1h8orf33 gene encoding UPF0488 protein C8orf33 homolog isoform X2, translating into MPVVSKKVCQTFLFGCLNSVVNLFKDIEPRVNDTAQGEQNQQSRTEKQLWARSENSFTFNFFPEGAPAAHGVETALSDVKHQFAGLQTKTSTASTEQGSGFAFNFQIPVSTPGEMEKEIDTPVPLEAVAPKESKEEKRQGQNAQQVIKTPEPTTSSKGKKNKKSGHKKKATDSSEGQQKQMTNLTDTEGARGEDGTVLTTEQQLKRELDWCIEQLELGMATLKATPKQKEEASRALKTLRSSKAPLAKKRQVMRAMSGDYRKKMEEEKHKQFKLIQAAMTSAQVKVVADPAKKSIFHRKVEGKTEILPLKSDAKSQQENLQAQTPNTSVLNQENSTFVFTPANEEFCFNFL; encoded by the exons ATGCCTGTCGTTTCGAAGAAAGTATGCCAAACATTTTTATTTGGTTGCTTGAATAGCGTTGTGAATCTTTTCAAAG ACATTGAGCCTCGGGTGAATGACACTGCCCAAGGAGAACAGAACCAACAAAGCAGAACAGAGAAACAACTCTGGGCACGCAGTGAAAACTCTTTCACTTTCAACTTCTTCCCAGAGGGTGCACCAGCAGCACATGGGGTAGAAACTGCCCTCTCAGATGTGAAACACCAGTTTGCAGGATTACAGACAAAAACATCCACCGCTTCTACAGAACAGGGTTCTGGTTTTGCATTCAACTTCCAAATCCCTGTTAGTACACCAggggagatggagaaagaaaTTGACACGCCAGTACCCTTAGAAGCTGTAGCCCCGAAAGAGTCCAAAGAGGAAAAGCGTCAGGGCCAGAACGCTCAACAAGTAATTAAAACACCTGAGCCAACCACATCTTCTAAAGGCAAGAAAAATAAGAAATCTGGTCATAAGAAAAAAGCCACAGACAGCAGTGAAGGACAGCAAAAACAGATGACAAACTTGACAGACACAGAAGGGGCTCGTGGGGAGGATGGCACAGTGCTG ACTACAGAACAGCAGCTGAAAAGAGAGCTGGACTGGTGCATTGAGCAGCTGGAGCTGGGCATGGCGACTCTGAAGGCTACGCCAAAACAGA AGGAGGAGGCCTCTCGTGCCCTTAAGACGCTGCGCAGCTCCAAAGCCCCCCTGGCAAAGAAGAGGCAGGTGATGAGGGCCATGTCTGGGGACTACAGgaagaagatggaggaggagaagcacAAGCAGTTCAAACTGATTCAGGCTG CAATGACATCGGCTCAGGTCAAAGTAGTGGCAGACCCTGCAAAGAAGTCTATTTTCCACCGGAAAGTGGAAGGTAAAACAGAGATTCTACCCTTAAAATCCGATGCAAAGAGTCAACAAGAGAATTTGCAGGCACAGACTCCAAACACAAGTGTGCTGAACCAGGAGAACTCAACTTTTGTCTTCACTCCTGCTAATGAAGAGTTCTGCTTTAACTTCCTCTGA
- the c1h8orf33 gene encoding UPF0488 protein C8orf33 homolog isoform X1: protein MPVVSKKVCQTFLFGCLNSVVNLFKADIEPRVNDTAQGEQNQQSRTEKQLWARSENSFTFNFFPEGAPAAHGVETALSDVKHQFAGLQTKTSTASTEQGSGFAFNFQIPVSTPGEMEKEIDTPVPLEAVAPKESKEEKRQGQNAQQVIKTPEPTTSSKGKKNKKSGHKKKATDSSEGQQKQMTNLTDTEGARGEDGTVLTTEQQLKRELDWCIEQLELGMATLKATPKQKEEASRALKTLRSSKAPLAKKRQVMRAMSGDYRKKMEEEKHKQFKLIQAAMTSAQVKVVADPAKKSIFHRKVEGKTEILPLKSDAKSQQENLQAQTPNTSVLNQENSTFVFTPANEEFCFNFL, encoded by the exons ATGCCTGTCGTTTCGAAGAAAGTATGCCAAACATTTTTATTTGGTTGCTTGAATAGCGTTGTGAATCTTTTCAAAG CAGACATTGAGCCTCGGGTGAATGACACTGCCCAAGGAGAACAGAACCAACAAAGCAGAACAGAGAAACAACTCTGGGCACGCAGTGAAAACTCTTTCACTTTCAACTTCTTCCCAGAGGGTGCACCAGCAGCACATGGGGTAGAAACTGCCCTCTCAGATGTGAAACACCAGTTTGCAGGATTACAGACAAAAACATCCACCGCTTCTACAGAACAGGGTTCTGGTTTTGCATTCAACTTCCAAATCCCTGTTAGTACACCAggggagatggagaaagaaaTTGACACGCCAGTACCCTTAGAAGCTGTAGCCCCGAAAGAGTCCAAAGAGGAAAAGCGTCAGGGCCAGAACGCTCAACAAGTAATTAAAACACCTGAGCCAACCACATCTTCTAAAGGCAAGAAAAATAAGAAATCTGGTCATAAGAAAAAAGCCACAGACAGCAGTGAAGGACAGCAAAAACAGATGACAAACTTGACAGACACAGAAGGGGCTCGTGGGGAGGATGGCACAGTGCTG ACTACAGAACAGCAGCTGAAAAGAGAGCTGGACTGGTGCATTGAGCAGCTGGAGCTGGGCATGGCGACTCTGAAGGCTACGCCAAAACAGA AGGAGGAGGCCTCTCGTGCCCTTAAGACGCTGCGCAGCTCCAAAGCCCCCCTGGCAAAGAAGAGGCAGGTGATGAGGGCCATGTCTGGGGACTACAGgaagaagatggaggaggagaagcacAAGCAGTTCAAACTGATTCAGGCTG CAATGACATCGGCTCAGGTCAAAGTAGTGGCAGACCCTGCAAAGAAGTCTATTTTCCACCGGAAAGTGGAAGGTAAAACAGAGATTCTACCCTTAAAATCCGATGCAAAGAGTCAACAAGAGAATTTGCAGGCACAGACTCCAAACACAAGTGTGCTGAACCAGGAGAACTCAACTTTTGTCTTCACTCCTGCTAATGAAGAGTTCTGCTTTAACTTCCTCTGA
- the LOC121567576 gene encoding G-protein coupled estrogen receptor 1-like, with protein MEVPMYMDYSIAIYSNVTEQLNGSSATSSGLAGEEPDPHQQYTISVFLSCLYTIFLFPVGFIGNILILAVNLSHKGRMTAPNLYFVNLAAADLVLVADSLIEVFNLSEHYYDMAALCTFMALFLQVNMYSSVFFLTWMSFDRYVVLAGSMRLGRSIPRARLTCCLIWVTSALLTLLPFTVAQAQHAGELHFCFANVSQIQWLEVTLGFLLPFCVLGLCYWRIALVLVRAQREHSGLQQRPQKRKALRMISAAVLVFFACWLPQNMFVSVHLLRGDVDGTLWHDYPLTAHMVNLAAFSNSCLNPLVYSFLGETFQDKLRSFIKENISWAKLDSSCWSS; from the coding sequence ATGGAGGTGCCCATGTACATGGACTATTCCATTGCGATTTATAGCAATGTCACAGAGCAGTTGAATGGCTCCTCAGCCACCTCCTCTGGGCTGGCAGGAGAGGAACCTGACCCCCACCAGCAGTACACCATCAGCGTCTTCCTCTCCTGCCTCTACACCATCTTCCTCTTCCCCGTGGGCTTCATCGGGAACATCCTCATCCTGGCCGTCAACCTGAGCCACAAGGGCCGCATGACCGCCCCCAACCTTTACTTTGTCAACCTGGCGGCTGCCGACCTGGTCCTGGTGGCTGACTCCCTGATCGAGGTGTTCAACCTTAGCGAGCACTACTACGACATGGCTGCCTTGTGCACCTTTATGGCCCTGTTCCTGCAGGTCAACATGTACAGCAGCGTCTTCTTCCTGACCTGGATGAGCTTCGACCGGTATGTGGTGCTGGCGGGCTCAATGCGTCTGGGCAGGAGCATTCCCCGGGCCCGTCTGACCTGCTGCCTGATCTGGGTGACCTCCGCCCTGCTCACCCTGCTGCCCTTCACTGTGGCCCAGGCGCAGCACGCCGGGGAGCTCCACTTCTGCTTTGCGAACGTATCCCAGATCCAGTGGCTGGAGGTTACGCTGGGCTTCCTGCTGCCCTTCTGCGTGCTGGGCCTCTGCTACTGGAGGATCGCCCTGGTTCTGGTGAGGGCTCAAAGGGAGCACAGTGGGCTGCAGCAGCGGCCACAGAAGCGGAAGGCTTTGAGGATGATTTCTGCGGCCGTGTTGGTGTTCTTCGCCTGCTGGTTGCCGCAGAACATGTTTGTCAGCGTGCACCTGCTGAGAGGCGATGTGGATGGAACGCTGTGGCACGACTACCCTCTGACGGCCCACATGGTCAACCTGGCCGCCTTCTCCAACAGCTGCCTCAACCCACTGGTCTACAGCTTCCTGGGGGAGACCTTCCAGGACAAGCTAAGGAGCTTCATCAAGGAAAACATCAGCTGGGCCAAGTTAGACAGCTCCTGCTGGAGTAGCTAG
- the c1h8orf33 gene encoding UPF0488 protein C8orf33 homolog isoform X4, producing MTEHKALVIDIEPRVNDTAQGEQNQQSRTEKQLWARSENSFTFNFFPEGAPAAHGVETALSDVKHQFAGLQTKTSTASTEQGSGFAFNFQIPVSTPGEMEKEIDTPVPLEAVAPKESKEEKRQGQNAQQVIKTPEPTTSSKGKKNKKSGHKKKATDSSEGQQKQMTNLTDTEGARGEDGTVLTTEQQLKRELDWCIEQLELGMATLKATPKQKEEASRALKTLRSSKAPLAKKRQVMRAMSGDYRKKMEEEKHKQFKLIQAAMTSAQVKVVADPAKKSIFHRKVEGKTEILPLKSDAKSQQENLQAQTPNTSVLNQENSTFVFTPANEEFCFNFL from the exons ATGACAGAGCATAAGGCACTGGTCATAG ACATTGAGCCTCGGGTGAATGACACTGCCCAAGGAGAACAGAACCAACAAAGCAGAACAGAGAAACAACTCTGGGCACGCAGTGAAAACTCTTTCACTTTCAACTTCTTCCCAGAGGGTGCACCAGCAGCACATGGGGTAGAAACTGCCCTCTCAGATGTGAAACACCAGTTTGCAGGATTACAGACAAAAACATCCACCGCTTCTACAGAACAGGGTTCTGGTTTTGCATTCAACTTCCAAATCCCTGTTAGTACACCAggggagatggagaaagaaaTTGACACGCCAGTACCCTTAGAAGCTGTAGCCCCGAAAGAGTCCAAAGAGGAAAAGCGTCAGGGCCAGAACGCTCAACAAGTAATTAAAACACCTGAGCCAACCACATCTTCTAAAGGCAAGAAAAATAAGAAATCTGGTCATAAGAAAAAAGCCACAGACAGCAGTGAAGGACAGCAAAAACAGATGACAAACTTGACAGACACAGAAGGGGCTCGTGGGGAGGATGGCACAGTGCTG ACTACAGAACAGCAGCTGAAAAGAGAGCTGGACTGGTGCATTGAGCAGCTGGAGCTGGGCATGGCGACTCTGAAGGCTACGCCAAAACAGA AGGAGGAGGCCTCTCGTGCCCTTAAGACGCTGCGCAGCTCCAAAGCCCCCCTGGCAAAGAAGAGGCAGGTGATGAGGGCCATGTCTGGGGACTACAGgaagaagatggaggaggagaagcacAAGCAGTTCAAACTGATTCAGGCTG CAATGACATCGGCTCAGGTCAAAGTAGTGGCAGACCCTGCAAAGAAGTCTATTTTCCACCGGAAAGTGGAAGGTAAAACAGAGATTCTACCCTTAAAATCCGATGCAAAGAGTCAACAAGAGAATTTGCAGGCACAGACTCCAAACACAAGTGTGCTGAACCAGGAGAACTCAACTTTTGTCTTCACTCCTGCTAATGAAGAGTTCTGCTTTAACTTCCTCTGA
- the c1h8orf33 gene encoding UPF0488 protein C8orf33 homolog isoform X3 — MTEHKALVIADIEPRVNDTAQGEQNQQSRTEKQLWARSENSFTFNFFPEGAPAAHGVETALSDVKHQFAGLQTKTSTASTEQGSGFAFNFQIPVSTPGEMEKEIDTPVPLEAVAPKESKEEKRQGQNAQQVIKTPEPTTSSKGKKNKKSGHKKKATDSSEGQQKQMTNLTDTEGARGEDGTVLTTEQQLKRELDWCIEQLELGMATLKATPKQKEEASRALKTLRSSKAPLAKKRQVMRAMSGDYRKKMEEEKHKQFKLIQAAMTSAQVKVVADPAKKSIFHRKVEGKTEILPLKSDAKSQQENLQAQTPNTSVLNQENSTFVFTPANEEFCFNFL; from the exons ATGACAGAGCATAAGGCACTGGTCATAG CAGACATTGAGCCTCGGGTGAATGACACTGCCCAAGGAGAACAGAACCAACAAAGCAGAACAGAGAAACAACTCTGGGCACGCAGTGAAAACTCTTTCACTTTCAACTTCTTCCCAGAGGGTGCACCAGCAGCACATGGGGTAGAAACTGCCCTCTCAGATGTGAAACACCAGTTTGCAGGATTACAGACAAAAACATCCACCGCTTCTACAGAACAGGGTTCTGGTTTTGCATTCAACTTCCAAATCCCTGTTAGTACACCAggggagatggagaaagaaaTTGACACGCCAGTACCCTTAGAAGCTGTAGCCCCGAAAGAGTCCAAAGAGGAAAAGCGTCAGGGCCAGAACGCTCAACAAGTAATTAAAACACCTGAGCCAACCACATCTTCTAAAGGCAAGAAAAATAAGAAATCTGGTCATAAGAAAAAAGCCACAGACAGCAGTGAAGGACAGCAAAAACAGATGACAAACTTGACAGACACAGAAGGGGCTCGTGGGGAGGATGGCACAGTGCTG ACTACAGAACAGCAGCTGAAAAGAGAGCTGGACTGGTGCATTGAGCAGCTGGAGCTGGGCATGGCGACTCTGAAGGCTACGCCAAAACAGA AGGAGGAGGCCTCTCGTGCCCTTAAGACGCTGCGCAGCTCCAAAGCCCCCCTGGCAAAGAAGAGGCAGGTGATGAGGGCCATGTCTGGGGACTACAGgaagaagatggaggaggagaagcacAAGCAGTTCAAACTGATTCAGGCTG CAATGACATCGGCTCAGGTCAAAGTAGTGGCAGACCCTGCAAAGAAGTCTATTTTCCACCGGAAAGTGGAAGGTAAAACAGAGATTCTACCCTTAAAATCCGATGCAAAGAGTCAACAAGAGAATTTGCAGGCACAGACTCCAAACACAAGTGTGCTGAACCAGGAGAACTCAACTTTTGTCTTCACTCCTGCTAATGAAGAGTTCTGCTTTAACTTCCTCTGA